The DNA sequence CATTGCTAATATAGCAATCAACAGTTGTACAAAGAAAGTGTCAGCGCAGGACAGTACTAAAAGTTGGGGCATGTCACAGAAGAAGTGCTTGATGACATTAGGCCCACAGAAGTGGAGCTGAAACATGGTACACAATTGGGATATAGAAGCAGAGAGTCCAGTCAAATAGGATCCCAGCACCATCCGAAAACAGAGGGTGGGTGACATGATTGCTGAATAGAGAAGTGGATTACAAATGGCAGCATATCGGTCATAAGCCATGGCTGTCCTGAGACAAGACTCACTCAGTCCCATGGTTGAAAAGACAAAGTACTGAACAGCACAACCCACAAAGGTGATAGTCTGCTGCTCTTGGAAAAAGGTGGAGAGCATCTTGGGAGCTATCGAAGTCACATAGCAGATATCTATGAAGGACAGATtactgaggaagaagtacatgggtgtgtggaggTGAGAGTCCATCGTTATTAAGATGATGAGGCACAGGTTCCAAGTCAGAGTCAAAATGTAGATCAGCAGGAATACAACAAAGAGCACTGCTAGGATTCTGGGAAAATCAGAGAATCCCAAAAGGATGAAATAAGTGATCTCTGTAATATTTCCTCCCCCAATCATTGGCTTGCTGCttctgaaatcagaaaagaaagaagagaatgcaCTGCTGACTCAGGTGAAATGACAGCATTACAATTCTCGtatgtgtcatttttttcctccaatgagTACAAGGAAAGAAGCAATCCTTCACTGTCCTAATGAAAACACCCAGCTTTTCATCTGAAATTATCGagaagtgtgtttttaaaagtgcTTCAAATAATTATGTACTATTTGTTGACTAactgaattc is a window from the Ursus arctos isolate Adak ecotype North America unplaced genomic scaffold, UrsArc2.0 scaffold_23, whole genome shotgun sequence genome containing:
- the LOC125281346 gene encoding olfactory receptor 5AN1-like, whose translation is MIGGGNITEITYFILLGFSDFPRILAVLFVVFLLIYILTLTWNLCLIILITMDSHLHTPMYFFLSNLSFIDICYVTSIAPKMLSTFFQEQQTITFVGCAVQYFVFSTMGLSESCLRTAMAYDRYAAICNPLLYSAIMSPTLCFRMVLGSYLTGLSASISQLCTMFQLHFCGPNVIKHFFCDMPQLLVLSCADTFFVQLLIAILAMVFGIINALIIMISYGYIVMSIMKITSAKGRSKAFNTCASHLTAVSLFYTSGMFVYLSSSSGGSSSFDRFASVFYTVIIPMLNPLIYSLRNKEIKDALKRLQKKRWSC